The DNA segment GGACGAACCACGGGTCCGCTGGCGTTTCGGGACCGACGGCCGGTTCGACGCCGAACCGTCGGTCGATTCGGGAACGGTGTACCTCGGCTGTACGGACGGCTGCGCGTACGCGCTCGACGCCGAAACCGGCGCCGAGCGCTGGCGATTCGACACCGGCGGCCGACCGACAGCCCCGACCGTCGCCGACGCGGCGGCCGCAGACGGTGCGACCACTAAGAGGTCGGCGTACGTCGGAACGGACGCGGGCGAACTGCTCGCGCTCGACGCCGAAACCGGCGCCGAGCGCTGGCGGTACGCGACGGCCGGCGGCCTGGAAGCCGCGCCGGTCGTCGCCGAAGCGGCGGTGTACGCGGCCGACGACGGCGGCCGCGTCGCGGCGGTCCACGCGGTCGACGGATCGCGACTTCGCACGTTCCAGAACGCCGCGAGAGCCGTCTGCTCGCTCGCCGTCGACGACGGTCGACTGCTACTGGCGAGCCTCGACGGCGGCGCGTACGCCCGCGACCGGACCGACGGCCGCGAGCGCTGGCGATTCGAACCCGGCGCGGCGGTCCACGGTGCGCCGACGGTCGACGACGGCCTCGCGTACCTCGGGACGGTCGACGGCGGACGGGTCCACGCCGTCTCGGCCGTCACCGGCCGCGAACAGTGGCGCTTCGAAACCGGCGCGGGCGTGTGGGCCGCGCCGGTCGTCGCCGACGGAGCCGTCTTCGTCGGCGGCGGCGACGGGCGCGTCTACGCGCTCGACGCCGCCGACGGGACGGAGCGCTGGCGGTTCGACACCGGCGCGCGAATCTGGGCGTCGCCGACGCTCGACGACGGAACCGTCGTCGCGGGCAACGACCGCGGCGAAGTGGTCGCACTCGACGCCGAAACCGGCGCCGAGCGCTGGCGCTTCCGCGCCGACGACGCGGTGGTGTCGTCGCCGGTCGTCGCCGACGGGTCGGTCTACGTCGGCGACTGCGGCGGAACGGTGTACGCGCTCGACCCGCCGGCGTAACCCCTTTCGCCGACGGGTCGGCGTCGCCGAGCGTTCTCGGCCGGTGTGCCGGGCGATGGGAGAGAGAACTGTCGTGCCATTCGGCGCGCCGGACCTCGTCGTGAGGAGCGAGGTCC comes from the Halorussus vallis genome and includes:
- a CDS encoding outer membrane protein assembly factor BamB family protein gives rise to the protein MSKDASRFEWATPRTGECERADSASGREAASTPRGRAPSAGGPAGARGDGDPFPSPRARTLGVGQARTERVTEDEPRVRWRFGTDGRFDAEPSVDSGTVYLGCTDGCAYALDAETGAERWRFDTGGRPTAPTVADAAAADGATTKRSAYVGTDAGELLALDAETGAERWRYATAGGLEAAPVVAEAAVYAADDGGRVAAVHAVDGSRLRTFQNAARAVCSLAVDDGRLLLASLDGGAYARDRTDGRERWRFEPGAAVHGAPTVDDGLAYLGTVDGGRVHAVSAVTGREQWRFETGAGVWAAPVVADGAVFVGGGDGRVYALDAADGTERWRFDTGARIWASPTLDDGTVVAGNDRGEVVALDAETGAERWRFRADDAVVSSPVVADGSVYVGDCGGTVYALDPPA